AGATTTGCCTGGGGTAGGGCTCCCTCGCTGCGCTCGGGATGTGAAGGAAAGACTTGATTGCCTACGAGTCCTCCGTGGTTAAGCAAGAAAAGCGCCGCGTGGGTTCCGGACAGACCACGCGGCGCTTATGAGGCGGCGAGTCGCGTCCCGTTTGCGGGACAGCAAGCGGCTGGTTGGCCGCCGGCGCAGTGCCTATCGTGCGGGCTGCGCCCGGGGACGATCTAGTCCGCAGCGGAGGACTTCGTCCTTCTCACTTCACCGGCCTCCAAAATCTCATTCACCTCCTCGGAATCGATGTCGCTGACCATGGGGATGCCGCTCAGGCGGCTGGCCTCCGGGGTCAGCGAAGCGATGTCGTCGCGGGTGATGTATTCCAGCCCGAACTTGCGGGCGCCCGCCATCAACTGGCGCAGCCCCTGCGCGACGCGCTGGTAATAGGTGTAGATCCCGAGGGCCCCCGTAGGCAGTTTGTCGAAGCGGTCGCCCAGCTTCTCCCGCAGCTCGCTGGAGGTCACGAAGATCTCGTCCTTGGTGGTCCCGAAGCGCTCGATGTAGATGGGCAGGTTCTGCGCTTCGATGGCGTTGCCGATGGTCTTGCCGACCATGGCGGCGGCCAGCGGGGAGCGCGCCCAACCGATCAGTTTCACGAAAGGAGCGCCCAGCGCGAAGCCCTTGAAGATCTGGTCCTCGAAGGTGAATCCGCCGGCCAGGGCGATGGCCGGGATGTGCTCGCCTTTCCGCTTCAGGCGCACCAGGTAATCGCGCAGCATGGAGTGCAGCTCGATGCCGGGGATGCCCCACTCGTTCATCATGCGCCAGGGGCTCATGCCGGTGCCGCCGCCGGCCGCGTCCACGGTCAGCAGATCGAGCCGGGCGATGGAGGCGAACTTGACCGCGCGGGCCAGGTCCACCGGCCGGTAGGCGCCGGTCTTCAGGGTGATGTACCTGGCGCCGGCCTTGCGCAGCTCCTCGACCCGCTTCAGGAAGCCGTCGAGGGTGACCATGCCGACGCGGGAGTGGCGCTCGAACTCGTGGAAGGCGCCTTTCTTGAAGGCCTCGATGACGCGCGGGTTGGAGGGATCGGGCAGCACCACGTAGCCGCGCTTCTGCAGTTCCTGCGCCTTGGCCAGGTCCTTGATCTTCACCTCCCCGCCGATGTCCTTGGCGCCCTGGCCCCACTTCAGCTCGACCGAGCGCACGCCCAGCTTCTTGATGGCGTATTCCTGGACGCCGAGCATGGTGTCCTCGACGTTGGCCTGGACGTACACCTCGCCGTAGCCGTCCATCTGCCAGTCGCGGAAACACTTCACGCGCCACTCCAGGTCCACGCTGGATTCGACCTTGCCGCCCGCGAACTTCGATTCCATATCCATGCCGACGACGTTCTCGCCGATGGCGATGCCGGTGCCGGTGATGGCGGCGCCGGCGGCCAGCCCGGGCCAGTTGTTCTTGGCCACGTTGGTGGAGCCCATGGCGGCGATGGTGAAGGGCAGCTTAGAACGGATGCCGCCGTCGTGGCCGATCGCCACTTCGAGGTTCACGCTGGGGAACAGGGCCTTGTTGGAATCGGCCTCGATGCCCCAGGCCCCGGCGGCCCGGCCCAGGATGGTGAAGTGCGAGAGATCGACCGGATAATCCTTGGTGGCGGCGGTGGTGATGATCCCGAAGGGCTGGGGATAGATCATCTCGGCGCCGCGGTAGGCCGACTTGCCGATCTCGCACATGCCGATGCAGCCATCGACGCAGGTGGCGCACATCCCGCTGATGGGTACGACCGCGTCCTCCGTGCGGTTCTTGGTCAGAGTGGCCGCGGAAGAGTTCAGGCGCGTGTAGCTCATTTGGTTTCTCCTGTGAAAGTCAGAATCTCTTGGGGATTGCGTTTCACCCGGACGTCGTGGCGCAGCGGCCCCGACAGTTCGCAGGCGTGACACGGATCGAGGAAGCACATCGCGTCCTCGTAACTCTGGAGACAGACGGTCGCGAAGTTCAGGCAGCCGTTGCACAGCGTGTCCTTGGACTGCGGACCGGCGCAGCGCGACTCGCAGACCGGGCAGATGTACAGGCAGGCGCCGCACTGGCGGCAGCGCTCGTCGGTCATGTCGAAGGGGCGGTGGACCATGCGGTCCTTGCCCCGGCCGGAGAAGCCGATGGCCCCGGCCATCATCTGCTGCTCGCACATGCGCACGCACAGGCCGCACTGGATGCAGTGGTAGTCCTTGGCCTCATAGCGGCACTGGCGCACCCCGTACTGTGAACACAGGTCCTGGATCTTCTTGGACGAGGGACAAGTGGCGACGTACAGCTCCAGGAGCAGGCGGCGGGCGCGCTCCACACGGGCGGAGTGCGTCCAGATCACCAGGCCGTCCTCGGCGGGCAGGGTGCAGGCGCTCAGCAGCTTGGAAGGACCATTCACCCCCCGGCTGGCCTCGACCACGCACAAGCGGCAAGCGCCGGCGGGCGCCAGGCCATCGTCGTGGCAGAGGGTTGGAATAGGCAGACCCAGGAAGCGCGCCGCTTCCAGCACGGTCGTGCCGCGTTCGACTTCGAGCGGGATTCCGTTGATCGTCAGTTTAGGCACGGGACTGCTCCTGTCGAAACCAGCACTGCCTTGGGTTGGCAGACTTCCAGGCAGGCGCCGCAGCGCAGGCACTTGCCGTTGTCGATGGTGTGGGGTTTCTTCTTCTCGCCCAGGACCGCGTTGGTGGCGCACACCTTCACGCAAGCGCCGCAGCCGTCGCACAGCACCGGGTCGATCTCGTAATAGATCAGCTCCTTGCAGACCTTCGCCCTGCACTTCTTGTCGCGGATGTGTTCCAGGTACTCGTTGCGGAAATAGCGCAGGGTGGTAAGCACGGGATTGGCGGCGGTCTGGCCCAGAGCGCAGAGCGAAGCCTGCTGCATCAGCCAGCCCAGGTCTTCGAGCAGGGGCAGGTCTTCTTCCTTGCCCTGGCCGCGGCAGATGCGCTCCAGGATAGACTTCATCCGCTGCGTGCCTTCGCGGCAGGGGAAACACTGGCCGCAGGATTCGTCTTCGAGGAACTCCATGAAGTAGCGGGCGATATCCACCATGCAGGTGGTCTCGTCCATCACCACCATGCCGCCGGAACCCATCATGGAGCCGGCCTGGGTGAGCTGTTCGTAGTCGATGGGGAGGTCGATGAGGTCGGCGGGGATGCATCCGCCGGAGGGCCCGCCGATCTGGATGGCCTTCAGCTGCTTGCCGCCGGGGACGCCGCCGCCGATCTCGTAGATCATCTTGCGCAGCGTGATGCCCATGGGCACTTCCACCAGGCCGGTGTTGTTGATCTTGCCGACCAGGGAGAAGACCATCGTGCCCTTGCTCTTTGCGGTGCCGATGGCGGCGTACCAGTCAGCGCCGTGGTTGATGACCTGGGGCACGCTGGCCCAGGTCTTCACGTTGTTGATGACCGTGGGCCGGCCCCACAGGCCTTTCTGCGCCGGATACGGCGGGCGCGGCTTGGGCTCGCCCACGCGCCCTTCGATGGAGGCGATGAGCGCCGTCTCCTCGCCGCAGACGAACGCACCTGCGCCCTGGACGACGAAGATGTGGAAGTTCTTCCCGCTTCCCAGGATGTTCTCGCCCAGCAGGCCGCATTCCTCCGCCTGTTTGAGGGCGCAGCGCAGGTGCTCGACCGCCAGCGGATACTCGGCCCGGACATAGACGTAGCCTTCCTCCGCGCCCAGTGCGAAGGAGCCGATGAGCATGCCCTCGATGACGCTGTGGGGATTGCCTTCCAGGAGGCTGCGGTCCATGAAGGCGCCGGGGTCGCCCTCGTCGCCGTTGCAGATGATGTAGCGCGGCGCCGGATTGGAGCGGCAGGCCGTCCACTTCACGCCCGTGGGGAAACCCGCGCCCCCGCGGCCGCGCAGGCCGGAGCGGGTGACTTCCTCGACCACCTGCTCGGGCTTCATGCCGCCCAGCACCCTGGCCAGCGCGGAATAGCCGCCGACCATCAGGTAGTCCTCGATCCGCTTGGGATCGATGCGGCCGTTATTCCCAAAGAGGATGCGCTGCTGCTTGGCGTAGAACGGGACCTCGTCCTCGGTGCGGACCTCCTTGCCGGTGGCGGGATCGACGTACAACAGCTTCTCCACCGGCACGCGGCCATTGGTGACGCTGTTGACGACGGCCGCGACGTCGCGGAGGCTGACCTGGTTGTAGAAGGTCCCCTCGGGCCAGACGATCATGAGCGGGCCGCGCTCGCAGAAGCCGTGGCAGCCGGTGCTCTTGACGTCGATCTTCCCTTGCAGGCCGCGCTTGGCCAGTTCCTTGTGCAGGCCGTCCAGCACGTCGTGGGCGCCGGCCGCCGAGCAGCCGCTGCCCGCGCACACCGTCAGGCAGGGCCGCTTGGGGTCCTGCTGGGAACGGCAACTGGCGCGATACGATTCCAGTTCGTTAAGCGAGTTCAGCCGCGGCATCGCGATCTCCTGTCTTCGGTGCATACCTCTTGAGCAGTCCGCGCACCTTCGCCTGGGTGAGATGAGGATGGGTATTGGTGTCCACGCGCACCACCGGCGCCAGGCCGCAGCAGCCGATGCAGCGCACGGCCAGGACGGTGAACTGCTTGTCTTGGGTGGTGCCGGCGGCGGGCAGCTTCAATTCCGTAAGCACGCGATCGAGGACCCGCGGCGCTCCGCGCACGTGACAGGCGGTGCCCAGGCAGACTTGCAGCAGATGCTTCCCGCGAGGTTTCAGGCTGAAGCAGCGATAGAAGGTCGCTACCTGGTAGACCTCGGTCATGGGGATGCGCAGCTTGCGCGAGACGCGCCGCAAGATGTGCTCCGGCAGGTAATAGTAGGCGGCTTGGACCTCCTGGAGGATGGCGATCAGATTGGACCGCCGCTCATCGAATCCATCCAGGAGACGTTCGACCTGCTGTGGATCGACTTGACTGGTAGCCATAACCCTTCTTCTCGGGTGCTCGACTGTGGCGCTCCAGCTTTTTTGGCCACAGGTTGCTGGAAGCATTCCCTCGGCCACTGCCGGCAGCGCGTCTGCGCCCGCCATGTGGCAGCGGCCCAAAAACTTACGCCGAAGCTGTCGGCTTCGGCGTAGGCGGCTCATGGGTCAAAACTAATCTTCTCCATGGGGCAGGTGGCGCACCCGCCACCTGCCCGCAAGGGAATCTGGAGTGGTTCCTTCATAAAGTGTCTTCCTTCACTCCTTCGGACTTCTCCGCCACAAGATCCGCTTGGGCGGCCAGCTATACACCTCGCGTTGGAACGCCTCGCTGTCCTTTGCATCGTTGGGAGTGGGAACCGGAGAGTTCTCGTTTTCTTGCGGCTGCTTCAGCTCCTGAAGCAGCAGCTCGAGCTGCTCTCGCCTGGTGGGATCGCTCAATCGCTCGATGAGCTCGGACCGGTGCATCTGGCCCTTTCCCTGGCACAAGGGACAGCAGAGATAACGTCCTTCTTCGATCGCCATGGGTCCTCGATGAGCCCGTTGCCTACTGGTGGATCGTGAAAGAACCAATTGCAGGCCCGCGCTCACGGGCGAGGGAAAGGGGGGCGACGCCAACGCGCCACCGCGTTCCATGAGCTACTTTTCCATTTGGGGACGCCGGTCGGCTGTGATGGGTGTCACCTCGCTACGTGATTCGAGGGCGGGGAGGGACGCTGCGATCGGGGAGGAACGGCGGTAACCCGAGGTCACTCCGAAGGTACCGAGAGGTCACGGAAACACTTGTTGCCACCGGGGAGGTCTGATATCAGTTGCATGATGGCGACCGTCCCGGACAATATGGAGACCATGGACCCGATGTCGCGGGAACGGCGAGCGGCCCGGCGGTTTCGCATGAAACTGCCCGTGACCGTCCGCTCGTTCGACGGGGTAGCGGTCTCGCTGCACGGGATGACCCACGACATCAGCGAGAGCGGGGTGCTGTTCTTCATCAGCAGCCGCCCGCGGGAGCATGCTCCCATCGAGTTCATGGTCGAGCTCCCCTCCGAGGTCACGATGACCGATCCCATGCGCGCCACGTGCAAGGGGAGGGTGGTGCGGGTGATCCAGGATCAGCTCTCCGATGGCTTCGGCGTGGCCGCCACCATCGAGGGGTTCACGTCGTTCATCCGGCTCTCCGGCGCCCCGCCCATCTTTTCGGCCTGAAGCCACCCGCAGCGGACCGGGG
The window above is part of the Terriglobales bacterium genome. Proteins encoded here:
- a CDS encoding PilZ domain-containing protein, with the translated sequence MMATVPDNMETMDPMSRERRAARRFRMKLPVTVRSFDGVAVSLHGMTHDISESGVLFFISSRPREHAPIEFMVELPSEVTMTDPMRATCKGRVVRVIQDQLSDGFGVAATIEGFTSFIRLSGAPPIFSA
- the nuoF gene encoding NADH-quinone oxidoreductase subunit NuoF — encoded protein: MPRLNSLNELESYRASCRSQQDPKRPCLTVCAGSGCSAAGAHDVLDGLHKELAKRGLQGKIDVKSTGCHGFCERGPLMIVWPEGTFYNQVSLRDVAAVVNSVTNGRVPVEKLLYVDPATGKEVRTEDEVPFYAKQQRILFGNNGRIDPKRIEDYLMVGGYSALARVLGGMKPEQVVEEVTRSGLRGRGGAGFPTGVKWTACRSNPAPRYIICNGDEGDPGAFMDRSLLEGNPHSVIEGMLIGSFALGAEEGYVYVRAEYPLAVEHLRCALKQAEECGLLGENILGSGKNFHIFVVQGAGAFVCGEETALIASIEGRVGEPKPRPPYPAQKGLWGRPTVINNVKTWASVPQVINHGADWYAAIGTAKSKGTMVFSLVGKINNTGLVEVPMGITLRKMIYEIGGGVPGGKQLKAIQIGGPSGGCIPADLIDLPIDYEQLTQAGSMMGSGGMVVMDETTCMVDIARYFMEFLEDESCGQCFPCREGTQRMKSILERICRGQGKEEDLPLLEDLGWLMQQASLCALGQTAANPVLTTLRYFRNEYLEHIRDKKCRAKVCKELIYYEIDPVLCDGCGACVKVCATNAVLGEKKKPHTIDNGKCLRCGACLEVCQPKAVLVSTGAVPCLN
- a CDS encoding FMN-binding glutamate synthase family protein — its product is MSYTRLNSSAATLTKNRTEDAVVPISGMCATCVDGCIGMCEIGKSAYRGAEMIYPQPFGIITTAATKDYPVDLSHFTILGRAAGAWGIEADSNKALFPSVNLEVAIGHDGGIRSKLPFTIAAMGSTNVAKNNWPGLAAGAAITGTGIAIGENVVGMDMESKFAGGKVESSVDLEWRVKCFRDWQMDGYGEVYVQANVEDTMLGVQEYAIKKLGVRSVELKWGQGAKDIGGEVKIKDLAKAQELQKRGYVVLPDPSNPRVIEAFKKGAFHEFERHSRVGMVTLDGFLKRVEELRKAGARYITLKTGAYRPVDLARAVKFASIARLDLLTVDAAGGGTGMSPWRMMNEWGIPGIELHSMLRDYLVRLKRKGEHIPAIALAGGFTFEDQIFKGFALGAPFVKLIGWARSPLAAAMVGKTIGNAIEAQNLPIYIERFGTTKDEIFVTSSELREKLGDRFDKLPTGALGIYTYYQRVAQGLRQLMAGARKFGLEYITRDDIASLTPEASRLSGIPMVSDIDSEEVNEILEAGEVRRTKSSAAD
- a CDS encoding NAD(P)H-dependent oxidoreductase subunit E, which gives rise to MATSQVDPQQVERLLDGFDERRSNLIAILQEVQAAYYYLPEHILRRVSRKLRIPMTEVYQVATFYRCFSLKPRGKHLLQVCLGTACHVRGAPRVLDRVLTELKLPAAGTTQDKQFTVLAVRCIGCCGLAPVVRVDTNTHPHLTQAKVRGLLKRYAPKTGDRDAAAELA
- a CDS encoding 2Fe-2S iron-sulfur cluster-binding protein, encoding MPKLTINGIPLEVERGTTVLEAARFLGLPIPTLCHDDGLAPAGACRLCVVEASRGVNGPSKLLSACTLPAEDGLVIWTHSARVERARRLLLELYVATCPSSKKIQDLCSQYGVRQCRYEAKDYHCIQCGLCVRMCEQQMMAGAIGFSGRGKDRMVHRPFDMTDERCRQCGACLYICPVCESRCAGPQSKDTLCNGCLNFATVCLQSYEDAMCFLDPCHACELSGPLRHDVRVKRNPQEILTFTGETK